In the Agrococcus beijingensis genome, CGGCTGCGGCGCGCTCCTGCTGCTCATGGCCGTGGTCGGCGGGATGGGCATGGGCGACGTGAAGCTGGGCACCGCGCTCGCGCTCGCGACCGCGACGCTCGGGTGGGCGGCACCGCTGGCGGGACTGGCCGCATCCGTCATCGTCGGCGGGCTGGCCGGCGTCGTCGCGCTCGCGCTCGGCCGCCGCACGCTGGCGTTCGGGCCCTGGCTGCTCGCGGGCAATGCGCTCGCCGCGGCGGGAGCGCTCGTCGTCGTTCTGTGACGGAACGTGACGCGCGCATTCGCGCCAGGCGCGATCAGATATCTACGCTGGTGGTACCCCCGCACTTCTGAAGGAGCCACCATGTCCCGCAGCCCCATCCGCCCGGCCGCCCTGATCGGCGCGCTCGGCCTCTCGATCGCCCTCGTCGGCTGCAGCGCCGGCGCCGGCGCCGCTGACGCAGCCGCCGACACCCTCGGCACCGCCGAGAACCCGGTGCAGCTCGGCGTCGTCGGTGCGGCCGAGCCGTACTGGACCACCTACGAGGAGGCCGTCGAGGCCGAGGGCATCGAGATCGACATCGTCGACTTCACCGACTACAACCAGCCCAACCCCGCGACCAGCGAGGGCGAGCTCGACATCAACCAGTTCCAGCACATCATCTACCTGGCGAACTACAACGAGCAGTCGGGCGACGACCTGCAGCCCATCGGCTCGACCGCGATCTACCCGATCGGCCTCTACTCCGACAAGTACGCCTCGCCCGACGAGATCCCGGACGGCGCCGAGGTCATCGTGCCGAACGACGACACGAACCAGGCCCGCGGCCTGCTCGTGCTGCAGTCGGCCGGCCTGATCTCGCTCGTCGACGGCGGCAGCCCCTACTCGACCGTCGACGACGTCATCGCCGAGGAGTCGCGCGTCACCGTGAGCGCCGTCGACGCCGCGCTCACCGCCACGTCGCTGCCCGACGTCGCCGCGGCGATCGTCAACAACGACTTCATCACCGACGCGGGCCTCTCGCCCGAGGAGGCCATCGCGCAGGACGACCCCAACGACCCCGCAGCGGCGCCGTACATCAACATCTTCGCCACCACGGCCGAGAACGTCGACGACGAGGTGCTGAACCGCCTGGTCGAGATCTACCAGACCGACGAGGCCGTGCAGGCGGGCGCCCTCGAGGCCTCCGGCGGCAGCGGCCTGTTCACCGTGACGCCCAAGGCCGACCTGCAGGCGGCGCTCGCCGACGTGCAGTCGGAGCTCGCGGGCCGATAAGCACGGTCGCCCGATCGCAGGGTGTCGGGCTGCTGCACGGGTGCCGAGGCACCTCAGCAGCAGCCCGGCACGCTTCGCACGCAAGCCACGAGGAGACCGCATGACCCAGCACATCGTGATCGACCGCGTGTCGAAGCGGTTCCCGCCCGCGAAGCGCGGCGGTGACGAGATCGTCGCCGTCGACGACGTCTCGCTGTCGATCGAGCAGGGCGAGGTCTTCGGCATCATCGGCTACTCGGGCGCCGGCAAGTCGACGCTCGTGCGCCTCATCAACCAGCTCGAGCCCGTCACCGAGGGCCGCATCACGGTCGGCGACGTGACGATCAGCGAGCTGCGCGGCAAGCGGCTGCGCGAGCAGCAGACGCGCATCGGCATGATCTTCCAGCGCTTCAACCTGCTCACCTCGCGCACCGTCGCCGGCAACGTCGCCTACCCGCTCGAGGTCATCGGCGTCGAGCGGGCCGAGCGCCGGCGCCGCGTCGACGAGCTGCTCGAGTTCGTCGGCCTCGCCGGCCGCGCCGACGCCTACCCCGAGCAGCTCTCCGGTGGCCAGCAGCAGCGCGTCGGCATCGCCCGCGCCCTCGCCGCGAACCCGCAGATCCTGCTCGCCGACGAAGCCACATCCGCCCTCGACCCCGAGACGACCGCCGAGGTGCTCGACCTGCTGGCGCGCGTCAACCGCGAGCTGGGCGTCACCATCGTGGTGATCACGCACGAGATGGAGGTGATCACCCGCATCGCCGACCGCGTCGCCGTGATGGAGGCGGGCCGTGTCGTGGAGTCCGGCTCGACCTACGACGTGTTCACGAACCCGCAGACGTCGGTCGCCAAGCGCTTCGTGCAGACGGTCGTGCGCGCGCTGCCCGAGGGGGATGAGCTGGTGCGGCTGCGCGAGCAGCACGCGGGCCGCTTCTTCACGATCTCGTTCACCGACGAGGGCGCCTCCGAGGCGCGCGTGTTCTCGGCGCTGGCGAGGGCCGGCGTCGACTTCAACCTGGTGCACGGCGGGGTCGACGACATCCAGGGCCGCGTCTACGGGCTGCTGACGATCGCCGTGCGCGGCGACGCGGCGGCCGTGCAGCGCGCGCTCGACGGCATCGGCGAGGGCGTCACCGTGGAGGAGCAGCGATGAGCGACATCGTGGGCATCCTGCCCGACCTGTTCGAGCAGACCGGCATCATGCTGTGGATGGTCGCGGTCTCGCTGGCCTTCGGCGGCGTGGGCGGCCTCATCATCGGCACCGGCCTCTACGTCACGCGGCGCGGCGGCATCCTGCAGCAGAGCGCCGTGTGGTGGATCCTCAACGTGCTCGTGAACACGTTCCGGCCCATCCCGTTCATCATCCTGCTCGCGGCGCTGCAGCCGATCGGCCGGCTCGTGGTCGGCAAGGGCATCGGCACCGAGTACGCGATCTTCGCCATCGCGATCGCGGCGACCTTCGGCATCGCCCGCATCGTCGAGCAGAACCTCGTCGCGCTGCCGGCCGGGGTGATCGAGGCCGCACGCGCGACAGGGGCGAGCCCCTGGCGCATCATCCGCACCGTGATCCTGCCCGAGACGCTCGGGCCGCTCGTGCTCGGCTTCACCTTCGCGGTCATCTCGATCGTCGACATGTCGGCCGTCGCCGGCCTCGTCGGCGGCGAGGGGCTCGGCAACTGGGCCGTCACCTACGGCTACCGGCAGTTCGACGAGGTCGTCACCTGGTCGGCGCTCATCGTCGTGGTGATCGTGGTGCAGCTGATCCAGGCGCTCGGCAACTGGCTGGCGCGCCGCATCATGCGCCGCTGACGCGCCCCTCCTGCCTGCTGCGCCCCGCGCATCCATCACCCTCATGACGGATGCGCGGGGCGCGGTCGCGCGCGCACACGGCCGACGTCGTGCGGGCACCTGGCCGTTGTCTGATCTGTTCCTCTGTACGGGCTAGGATCGTGCTTTGGGTTACCCCCAAACGCCGTTACACCCAGATAGGACCCACGATGGCCGACGTCGCCACATCGAAGCCCGACCTGCCACCCGCAGCCGTCGAGGAGACCGCCACCAAGCAGTGGACCCCGCTCAAGATCGCCGTCTGGGTGGCCGTCGCGCTGCTCGGCGGCGTCTCCTGGACGATGCTCGCCATCGTGCGCGGCGAGACCGTCAACGCGATCTGGTTCGTGTTCGCCGCCGTCGCGACCTACCTCATCTTCTACCGCTTCTACTCGAAGTACATCGAGCGCAAGCTCGTCCGCCCCGACGACACCCGCGCCACCCCCGCCGAGTACAAGGCCAACGGCCGCGACTTCGTCGCCACCGACCGCCGCGTGCTGTTCGGCCACCACTTCGCCGCCATCGCCGGCGCCGGCCCGCTCGTCGGGCCCGTGCTCGCCGCGCAGATGGGCTACCTGCCCGGCACCATCTGGATCATCGTCGGCGTCGTGCTCGCCGGCGCGGTGCAGGACTACCTGGTGATGTTCTTCTCGATGCGCCGCGGAGGTCGCTCGCTCGGCCAGATGGCCAAGGACGAGTTCGGCCGCTTCGGCGGCGCCGCCGCGATCATCGCGACGCTGCTCATCATGGTGATCATCACCGCGATCCTGGCGCTCGTGGTCGTGAACGCGCTGGGCGAGAGCCCGTGGGGCGTCTTCTCGGTCGCCATGACCATCCCGATCGCGCTGTTCATGGGCGTGTACCTGCGCTGGATCCGCCCGGGCAAGGTGCTCGAGATCTCGATCATCGGCTTCGTGCTGCTGATGGCCGCGATCATCGGCGGCGGCATGGTCGCCGAGACGGCCTGGGGCCAGGAGCTCTTCACGCTCGACCGCGTCACGATCGCCTGGGGCATCGTCATCTACGGCTTCATCGCCGCGGTGCTGCCCGTCTGGATCCTGCTGACGCCGCGCGACTACCTGTCGACCTTCATGAAGATCGGCGTCATCGTCGGCCTCGCGCTCGCGATCATCTTCGTGCGCCCCGAGATCTCGGTGCCCGCCTTCACCGAGTTCGCCGCCGGCGACAGCGGCCCCGTCTGGCCCGGCTCGCTCTTCCCGTTCCTCTTCGTGACCATCGCCTGCGGCGCCCTCTCCGGCTTCCACGCGCTGATCGCCTCGGGCACCACGCCGAAGATGGTCGAGAAGGAGAAGCAGGTGCGCCTGCTCGGCTACGGCGGCATGCTCATGGAGTCGTTCGTCGCGGTCATGGCGCTCGTCGCCGCGATCTCGATCGACCAGGGCATCTACTACGCCATGAACTCCTCTGCGGCGAACACGCAGGGCACCATCGAGGGCGCGGCCGCGTTCGTGCAGTCGCTCGGCCTCACCGGCGTCAGCGTCACGCCCGAGCAGCTCGCGCAGACCGCCGCGGCGGTCGGCGAGGAGTCGGTCGTCTCGCGCACCGGCGGTGCGCCCACGCTCGCGGTCGGCCTCGCGCAGATCATGCAGAGCTGGATCGGCGGCCCGGGCATGATGGCGTTCTGGTACCACTTCGCGATCATGTTCGAGGCGCTCTTCATCCTCACCGCGGTCGACGCCGGCACCCGTGTCGCGCGCTTCATGCTGCAGGACTCGCTGGGCAACATCTTCCCGAAGTTCAAGGACACCTCTTGGACGCTCGGCGCCTGGATCTGCACGGCGATCATGGTCGCCGCGTGGGGCGCGGTGCTGATCATGGGCGTCACCGACCCGCTGGGCGGCATCAACACCCTGTTCCCGCTGTTCGGCATCGCCAACCAGCTGCTCGCCGCGATCGCGCTGGCGATCGTGCTGGCGATCGTGGCCAAGCGCCGCACGTTCAAGCAGCTGTGGATCGTCGCGCTGCCGCTGGCGTTCATCGCCGTGGTGACCGTGACCGCATCCGCCTTCAAGGTGTTCTCGCCGGTGCCGGCGGTCGGCTACTGGGCCAACCACTTCCGCTTCCGCGACGCGCTCGCGGCCGGCGAGACCTCGGTGGGCACGACCGAGGGCGTCGCCGCGCTCGAGGCCGTGGTGCGCAACACCTTCATCCAGGGCTCGCTGTCGGTCATCTTCGTGGTGCTGACGCTCATCGTGATCGCCTTCTCGGTCGCGAACGTCATCAAGGCGTTCCGCATCGACCACGTCGTCGACCAGGAGGACGAGCGCCACGAGTCGAAGATGTTCGCGCCCGCCGGCTTCATCGCCACCGCTGAGGAGCGCGAGCTCGAGAAGCAGTGGGATGCGGTGCCGGACGAGCACAAGCACGTCTCGACGGGCCACTGACCATGACCGCTCCGCGTGCGCACCAGGAGGGCCCCGCTTCGGCGGGCGCCCTGTTGTGGCGGGCCTGGGACGGGCTCGTCTGGTGGGCGAAGGGCGTCACCGGCGAGTCGAAGTACCAGGCCTACCTCGACCACGAGGGCCGCGTGCACCCCGATCGCCCGGTCATGACCGAGCGGGAGTTCTGGCGCGACGAGTACCGGCGGCAGGACGCGAACCCCGAGGGTCGCTGCTGCTGACCTGCTGCTGACCGCAGCCTTCCCGCGCTCGGCGCGACGCACAACGCAAGCCCGCGAGCCCGAAGTCGCGGCCGATCGGAGCACCGCTCTCGATCTGCCGCGGCCCTGGGGCTGCGGGCTTGCGTTGTGCGCGGGCGCTGCTGGCTTGCGTTGTGCGCGGGCGCTGCTGGCTTGCGTTGTGTCTGGGACGGCTCAGGTCTGCGGCGGCTCGGTCAGCTCGGCCGCGTAGGCGAGCACCGAGCGCCGGTAGAGCGGGAGCGTCGGCGCGAGCGCCTCGAGGGCGATCCGCAGCGCGTCGTCGGCGCGTCCGGCGCTGTGCAGCGCGAGCGCGAGGAACGCTTCGCGCGCGGCACCCGTCGACGGATGCTCCGGAGCCGCCGCGAGCATCGCGATCGCCTCGTCGATGCGGCCCAGGTTGCGCAGCGTCGACGCGTGCTGGATCGCCAGCTGCGCCGCGCGCACGGGGTCGTCGTCTGCCAGGCCGGCGTCCATGGCCGACCGGTACAGCGCATCCGCCTCGTGCTCGCTGCCGGCGGCGTCGTGCGCTCCAGCCAGCTCGAACAGCCCCACCGAGCGGTGCGGCGCGGCGACGGCGAGCCGCCGCATCGGCTCGATGCGCGCTGCGTCGTCGAGCGACTCGTCGTCCCAGAGCGCGGCGACGTCGGCCTCCCAGCTCATGCGAGCACCTCCTGCTCGAGCGGCCGCCCCGCACCCTCGGCAGGCGGCTCGACCTCGAGCCCCGTGTGGTGCGCGGCGAACGCCAGCTGGTCGGCGAACTCGAGCGCCGCGGCGTCCTTCGGCTTGCCCATGCCGTGCCCGGCGCGCGTGTCGATCGAGAGCAGCACCGGCGCATCCGCCCCCGTGGCCTGCTGCGCCCGCTGCAGCTCGGCGGCGAACTTGAACGAGTGCGCGGGCACGACCCGATCGTCGTGATCGCCCGTGGTGATGAGCGTCGGCGGGTAGGCGACGCCCTCGCGCACGTTGTGCAGCGGCGAGTAGGCGCGCAGGGAGGCGTGCGCCTCGGCCTCGTCGGGGTCGCCGTAGTCGCTCGCCCACGCCCAGCCGATCGTGAAGCGGTGGTAGCGCAGCATGTCGAGCACGCCCACGCCCGGCAGCACCGCAGCCCACAGCTCGGGCCGCTGCGTGAGCGCGGCGCCGGCGAGCAGCCCGCCGTTCGAGCGGCCGTGCAGCGCCAGCTGCTCGCGCGTCGTCACGCCGGTCGCGATGAGGTGCTCGGCGATCGCGAACAGGTCGTCGAAGACCTGCTGCTTGCGCTCCTTCGTGCCGCCCTTGTGCCAATCGGAGCCGAACTCGCCGCCACCGCGCAGGTTCGGCACCACGAGCACGCCGCCCGCCTCGACCCACGCCGCGAGCACCGCCCGGAAGCCCGGGTTCATCGGGATGTTGAAGCCGCCGTAGCCCCAGACGAGGGTCGGGCGAGGGCCGTCGGCCGCCGCGCCCGCCGGGCGCACGACGAAGGCGGGCACCGTCTCGCCGTCGGTCGAGGCCGTGCGGATGCGGTCGGTCACCGCTGCCGCCGCAGCCGGCCCCGGCGCGGGGAGCGTGCGGTGCGCGACGAGGCGGGCGCCCTCCACCTCGACCACGTGGCGCGTGCCGCGGTCGACGAAGCTGGTCGTCTCGACGAGCACCGTCCCGGAGGTGTCGCTCGTGTCGGAGCCGGCGATCGAGACGCCGTCGCCGAGCGGCACCGCGTCGCCCAGCTCGCCCTCGAAGGTCGCCAGCTGCATGCGGTGGCTCGCGTCGTGCGAGTACTCGAGCACGAGCCCTGCGTCGGTGAGCGAGGCGTCGAGCAGTACGTCCTCGTCGTGCTCGGGCACGACGGTGCGGCGCTCGAGCGTCGCGAGGTCGAAGGCGTCGAGCCGGTAGCGGGGCGAGCCGTCATCGGTGACGGCGTAGAGGTGCCCGTCGCGGATGCCCACCGCGTTCCACTCGTGCTCGTGCCCCGTGACCAGCTGCCGCAGCGCATCCGCAGTCCCGTCCTGGCGCCGCACCGCCAGGTCGTTGCCGCTCGACGAGCCCGTGTCGGTCGAGAGCACGAACCACTCGTCGTCGCGCGGCCAGTGGCGCGCGAACAGCCGCGGCTGGTCGGGGCGGGAGACCAGCACCACGTCGTCGGCGACCGGCGTGCCGACCTCGTGCCGCAGCAGGCGCCCGGCGCCCATCTCGTCGGTGAGGGCGTCGCCGGTCGGGGCGTCGTAGGCCCAGTAGGTGAAGGCGCGGTCACCCGGCAGCCAGACGGGGGAGTTCCACTTCGTCCAGGGGATCTCGTCGGCGAGGTCGTCGCCGGTCGCGACGTCGCGCACGCGGATGGTGCGCCAGTCGGAGCCGCCGTCGGCCAGCCCGTAGGCGAGCAGGGCGCCGTCGGGCGAGACGGATGCGGCGGTGACGGCGACCGTGCCGTCGGGCGAGAGCGCGTTCGGGTCGAGCAGCACGCTGGGCCCCGCAGCGCCGGCGCCCTCGAGCTCGTCGACCGACTCGGCCGTGACCAGCACCGGCTGGTTCTGGCCGTCGGAGTGCCAGGCGAAGACGCGGCCGCCGCGCTGCCACGGGCAGCCGCGGGTGGGCGCGGTGAGCAGCGCCGTGACGCGCTCGCGGAACGCCTCGCGGGCCGGCAGCGCCGCCAGGATCGGCTCGGCGAACGCGTTCTGCGCCTCGATGAAGGCGCGCGTCTCGGCGGAGTCGCCGTCCTCGAGCCAGCGGTACGGGTCGGCGATCGCCTCGCCGTGGATGGTCTCGACCGTGTCGTCTCTGTGCACCTCGGGGTAACGCATCCGCCCACCCTAGGCCGTCGCCGACCGCCCGCCCTGACGGCGGCCGGCACCGCACAACGCAAGCCCGCGCGCCGAGATTGGCGGCGGTATGGCAGCCCGTGGCCCCCGGCCCGCGCGGCTGCGCCGCCGGGCTTGCGTTGTGCGCGGTGCCGCCGGTGCACGGCGGACCGCGCGCCGGGAACGAGCGAGGGGCACCCGCCGCAGCGGATGCCCCTCGGAGCGGGTCGGTCGGGCTACTTCGCGACGCCCGGGTGCGTCATCGACAGCAGGTCGAGCGCCTTGTCCATGTCGGCCTCGGTCAGCTCGCCGCGCTCGACGTAGCCGAGGTCGATGACGGCCTCGCGCACGGTGATGCCCTGCTTGACCGAGTGCTTCGCGATCTTCGCGGCGGCCTCGTAGCCGATCAGGCGGTTGAGCGGCGTCACGATCGAGGGGCTCATGCCGGCCAGCGCGGCAGCCCGCTCGACGTTGGCCTCGAGGCCGTCGACGGTCTTGTCGGCGAGCACGCGCGAGGCGTTCGAGAGCAGGCGGATCGACTCGAGCAGCGCCGTGCCCATCACGGGGATCTGCACGTTGAGCTCGAACGAGCCCGAGGCGCCGGCCCAGGCGACCGTGGCGTCGTTGCCGATGACGCGCGAGGCGACCATCAGCACGGCCTCGGGCACGACCGGGTTGACCTTGCCGGGCATGATCGACGAGCCGGGCTGCAGGTCGGGGATCGCGATCTCGCCGAGGCCCGTGTTGGGGCCGGAGCCCATCCAGCGCAGGTCGTTGTTGATCTTCGTGAGCGACACCGCGATGGTGCGCAGGGCGCCGGATGCCTCGACGAGGCCGTCGCGGTTGGCCTGCGCCTCGAAGTGGTTGCGCGCCTCGGTGATCGGCAGCCCGCTCGATGCGGCGATCTCGGCGATGACCTTCTCAGGGAACCCGACGGGCGTGTTGATGCCGGTGCCGACGGCCGTGCCGCCCTGCGGCACCTCGGCGACGCGCGGGAGCGCCGCCTCGATGCGCTCGATGCCGTAGCGGATCTGCGCGGCGTAGCCGCCGAACTCCTGCCCGAGGGTGACGGGCGTCGCGTCCATGAGGTGCGTGCGGCCCGGCTTGACGGCGTCGGCCCACAGCTCGGCCTTCGCCTCGAGCGCCTTCGCGAGGTGGTCGAGCGCGGGGATCGCCTCCTCGATGAGCGCGCCGGTGACGGCGATGTGCACCGAGGTGGGGAAGACGTCGTTCGACGACTGCGAGGCGTTCACGTGGTCGTTCGGGTGCACGGGGCTGTCTTCGCCGGCGTTGGCGCGGTGCTTCGTCGCGAGCGTGGCGAGCACCTCGTTCATGTTCATGTTCGACGAGGTGCCGGAGCCGGTCTGGTAGGTGTCGACCGGGAACTGGTCGTGGTGGTCGCCGGCGATGATCTCGTCGGCCGCGGCGACGATCGCCTCGGCGACGGGTGCCTCGAGGATGCCGAGCTCGCGGTTGGCGATGGCGGCGGCGCGCTTGATGCGCGCGAGCGCGACGATCTGCGCCGGCTCGAGCCCCTTGCCCGAGATCGGGAAGTTCTCGACGGCACGCTGCGTCTGCGCGGCGTAGAGCGCGTGCTTGGGCACGCGGACCTCGCCCATCGTGTCGTGCTCGATCCGGTAGTCGACGTCGTTCACTGCGCTGCTCATCGTTGGTCAGGGCCTCTCGGTCTGCGGGTGGTGTTCGGTGGCTAGTCGCCGGCCACGAGCTCGGCGCTCACGGCCTCGGCGAAGGTCTGCAACTCGTCATCGCCCGCGGTGCCGGCGATGACGACGGTGGATGCGTCGTGCTCGGTCGTGAGCACGAAGGCGAGGTTGCCGGGGTCTTCGGCGTCGCGCTGGTCGTGCTCGGTCCAGACCACGCCGCCGACGGTGCGCTCGCCGGTCTGCGGGGCGTCCTCGATGGTGCTCTGCAGCCACGTCGGGTTGGCCTCGAGCGCCTGCGTGAAGGCCAGGAACTGCTGCTCGGGCGTGACGTAGCCGGCGTACCAGGTGGTGATGTCGTCGCTGCCGGTGCGCAGCTCGGCGGCGTTCGAGGCGAAGCCCTCGGGCAGCTCGGGCGCGATGAGCGGCGTCTCGACGATCGGCTGCGCGGCGGCCGCGGCGGCGATGACGTCGATGGGCTCGCGCGGCGGCAGGCCCGGCCGCAGCACCACGAGCACCATCACGAGCACGAGGGCGAGGCAGGCGATGACCGCCACGATCAGGTTCGTGAAGGTCTGGTTGTCGCGGTGGCGCTTCGAGGCGGCGGCCTTGCGGGCGCGCGTCTCGTCGGGCGTCTCGGGGCGGCCGAGCTCGGCGACCACCGGAGGCGATGCGGGCTTGCGGCTCATGCCCGGTCGGCCTCCTGAGCGCCTGCGGTCACGGCTTCGGTCGAGGTGCCGACCGCGGTCGACCGCGCGGCGTCGAGCCTCGCCTTCGCCCCCTGCAGCCACTGCTCGCAGCGCTCGGCGAGCGCGTTGCCGCGCTCCCAGAGGGCGAGCGACTGCTCGAGCGAGGCGCCACCCGACTCGAGGGCCTGCACGACCTGCACGAGCTCGTCGCGCGCCTGCTCATAGCCGAGGTCGGCGATGGGTACAGCGGTCTCGGCGTTGGTCACACGCCCATTCTAGACGGGGCCGCCGACACGTCTCAGGCGCCGGCGGCGTCGCCGTGCACGGCGGTGACGGATGCGTCGACGCTGCCCGCCGCGACCGTCACCAGCAGGGCATCGCCCGGAGCGGCGGCACCGGCCTCGCGCAGCACCCGGCCGTCGGCGGTCTGCACGACGGCGTAGCCGCGGTCGAGCGTCGACTGGGGGCTGAGCGCCCGCAGCGTCTGGCGCAGGTGCACCAGCTGCTGCCCGCTGCGCTCGACGACGCGCTCCGCGAGCTCGTCGGCGCGCGCGGCGAGCCGCGCGAGGTCGTCGGCCCGCTGCGACAGCATCGTCTCCGGCCGGGCGAGCACCGGGCGGCTGCGCACGCTCTCGAGCCGCTCGACCTCGCGCCCCACGAGCTGCGTGACGCGCATCCGCAGCTGCGCTCGCGCCTGGGCGATGCGGCTGAGCTCCTCCGCAACGTCCGGCACGATGCGCTTGGCCGCATCCGTCGGCGTCGAGGCGCGCAGGTCGGCGACCTCGTCGAGCAGCGGGCGGTCGTTCTCGTGCCCGATCGCCGAGACGATGGGCGTCGTCGCGGCCGCCACCGCGCGCACCAGCCGCTCGTCGCTGAAGCCCAGCAGGTTCTGGAAGTCGCCGCCGCCGCGGGCGATCACGATCACGTCGACCTCGGGATCGGCCTCGAGGCGCTCCAGCGCCGCCAGCACCGTCGGCACCGTCTGGTCGCCCTGCACTGCCGCGTGCTCGACGCGGAACCGCACGCCGGGCCAGCGCAGCTGCGCATTGCGCAGCACATCCTTCTCGGCGTCGGAGTCGCGGCCGGTGATGAGCCCGACCGTGCTCGGCAGGAACGGCAGGCGGCGCTTGCGCGCGGCGTCGAAGAGGCCCTCGGCGGCGAGGGTGCGGCGCAGCGCCTCGAGCCGGGCGAGCAGGTCGCCGAGGCCGACGTGGCGGATCTGCGCCGTCACCATCGACAGCGTGCCGGCGCGCGGCCAGAAGTCGGGCTTGACCAGCAGCACGGCGCGGTCGCCCTGCTTGAACTCGCCCTCGATGCGCGAGAGCGTCGAGCTCCAGACGTTGAACGAGACCGTCGTGTCGCCGTCGACGTCCTTGAGCTTGCCGAAGACGTTGCCGCGGGAGTTCGACCACTGGGTGATCTCGCCCTCGACCCACAGGTGCCCGAGCCGGCCGATGTACGACTTCAGCTCGGCGCCGAGCCGGTCGACGCTCCAGGGCTCGTCGGGCGTGCCCGTGATGCGCTCGGCCATCGTGCTCCTCGTCGGTGTTCCGGGGGTCACCGTGCTCGTCACCGCCGCGAACGGCGGGAGATGGCCCACAGATCGGCATCGTAGACTGGGCCGGTGACGATCACGAACGGAAGAGTGCCGCTGGACGACCCGCGCCCGGCCCTTCGCCGGGGTCGGCTGCAGGACCTCCCGGCCGACGCGCCGAAGCGCATCCTGCTCGCCACGCCGCGCGGCTACTGCGCCGGCGTCGACCGGGCCGTGCTCGCGGTCGAGAAGGCGCTCGAGCAGTACGAGGGCCCGATCTACGTGCGCAAGGAGATCGTGCACAACAAGCACGTCGTCTCGCAGCTGAGCGAGCAGGGCGCCATCTTCGTCGACGAGGTCGACGCGGTGCCCGAGGGCCAGCGCGTCATCTTCAGCGCCCACGGCGTCAGCCCGGCCGTCGTGCAGGCGGCCGCCGACCGGGGCCTCGACGCCATCGACGCGACCTGCCCGCTCGTCACCAAGGTGCACAAGGAGGCGGTGCGCTTCGCGCGCGACGACTTCGAGATCCTGCTGATCGGCCACGAGGGCCACGAGGAGGTCGAGGGCACCGCCGGCCACGCGCCCGACCGGGTCACGATCGTCAACAACCCCGACGAGGCCGACACCGTGCAGGTGCAGGACCCGGACAGGCTGGTGTGGCTCAGCCAGACGACCCTCTCGGTCGACGAGACCATGGAGACCGTGCGCCGCCTGCGCGCCCGGTTCCCCAACCTGCAGGACCCGCCCAGCGACGACATCTGCTACGCCACCCAGAACCGCCAGGTGGCCGTCAAGAAGATCGCGCCCGACACCGACCTCGTCATCGTCGTCGGCAGCGCCAACTCGTCGAACTCGGTGCGCCTCGTCGAGGTCGCGCTCGAGCACGGCGCCAAGGCGGCCTACCGCGTCGACTACTCCACCGAGATCCAGCAGGAGTGGCTCGAAGGCGTGCAGACGATCGGCGTCACCAGCGGCGCGAGCGTGCCCGAGGGGCTCGTGCGCGAAGTGCTGCTCGAGCTCGAGGACGCCGGCTACGGCGACGTGCACGAGGTGCGCACCGCCGAGGAGGACCTCATCTTCTCGCTCCCCAAGGAGCTGCGCCCCAGCCGCAACCGCTGACCGCGCTCCTGGCATT is a window encoding:
- a CDS encoding carbon starvation CstA family protein, which encodes MADVATSKPDLPPAAVEETATKQWTPLKIAVWVAVALLGGVSWTMLAIVRGETVNAIWFVFAAVATYLIFYRFYSKYIERKLVRPDDTRATPAEYKANGRDFVATDRRVLFGHHFAAIAGAGPLVGPVLAAQMGYLPGTIWIIVGVVLAGAVQDYLVMFFSMRRGGRSLGQMAKDEFGRFGGAAAIIATLLIMVIITAILALVVVNALGESPWGVFSVAMTIPIALFMGVYLRWIRPGKVLEISIIGFVLLMAAIIGGGMVAETAWGQELFTLDRVTIAWGIVIYGFIAAVLPVWILLTPRDYLSTFMKIGVIVGLALAIIFVRPEISVPAFTEFAAGDSGPVWPGSLFPFLFVTIACGALSGFHALIASGTTPKMVEKEKQVRLLGYGGMLMESFVAVMALVAAISIDQGIYYAMNSSAANTQGTIEGAAAFVQSLGLTGVSVTPEQLAQTAAAVGEESVVSRTGGAPTLAVGLAQIMQSWIGGPGMMAFWYHFAIMFEALFILTAVDAGTRVARFMLQDSLGNIFPKFKDTSWTLGAWICTAIMVAAWGAVLIMGVTDPLGGINTLFPLFGIANQLLAAIALAIVLAIVAKRRTFKQLWIVALPLAFIAVVTVTASAFKVFSPVPAVGYWANHFRFRDALAAGETSVGTTEGVAALEAVVRNTFIQGSLSVIFVVLTLIVIAFSVANVIKAFRIDHVVDQEDERHESKMFAPAGFIATAEERELEKQWDAVPDEHKHVSTGH
- a CDS encoding methionine ABC transporter ATP-binding protein; translation: MTQHIVIDRVSKRFPPAKRGGDEIVAVDDVSLSIEQGEVFGIIGYSGAGKSTLVRLINQLEPVTEGRITVGDVTISELRGKRLREQQTRIGMIFQRFNLLTSRTVAGNVAYPLEVIGVERAERRRRVDELLEFVGLAGRADAYPEQLSGGQQQRVGIARALAANPQILLADEATSALDPETTAEVLDLLARVNRELGVTIVVITHEMEVITRIADRVAVMEAGRVVESGSTYDVFTNPQTSVAKRFVQTVVRALPEGDELVRLREQHAGRFFTISFTDEGASEARVFSALARAGVDFNLVHGGVDDIQGRVYGLLTIAVRGDAAAVQRALDGIGEGVTVEEQR
- a CDS encoding methionine ABC transporter permease; this encodes MSDIVGILPDLFEQTGIMLWMVAVSLAFGGVGGLIIGTGLYVTRRGGILQQSAVWWILNVLVNTFRPIPFIILLAALQPIGRLVVGKGIGTEYAIFAIAIAATFGIARIVEQNLVALPAGVIEAARATGASPWRIIRTVILPETLGPLVLGFTFAVISIVDMSAVAGLVGGEGLGNWAVTYGYRQFDEVVTWSALIVVVIVVQLIQALGNWLARRIMRR
- a CDS encoding YbdD/YjiX family protein; protein product: MTAPRAHQEGPASAGALLWRAWDGLVWWAKGVTGESKYQAYLDHEGRVHPDRPVMTEREFWRDEYRRQDANPEGRCC
- a CDS encoding MetQ/NlpA family ABC transporter substrate-binding protein yields the protein MSRSPIRPAALIGALGLSIALVGCSAGAGAADAAADTLGTAENPVQLGVVGAAEPYWTTYEEAVEAEGIEIDIVDFTDYNQPNPATSEGELDINQFQHIIYLANYNEQSGDDLQPIGSTAIYPIGLYSDKYASPDEIPDGAEVIVPNDDTNQARGLLVLQSAGLISLVDGGSPYSTVDDVIAEESRVTVSAVDAALTATSLPDVAAAIVNNDFITDAGLSPEEAIAQDDPNDPAAAPYINIFATTAENVDDEVLNRLVEIYQTDEAVQAGALEASGGSGLFTVTPKADLQAALADVQSELAGR
- a CDS encoding tetratricopeptide repeat protein, whose amino-acid sequence is MSWEADVAALWDDESLDDAARIEPMRRLAVAAPHRSVGLFELAGAHDAAGSEHEADALYRSAMDAGLADDDPVRAAQLAIQHASTLRNLGRIDEAIAMLAAAPEHPSTGAAREAFLALALHSAGRADDALRIALEALAPTLPLYRRSVLAYAAELTEPPQT